A window from Enterocloster bolteae encodes these proteins:
- a CDS encoding citrate/2-methylcitrate synthase, translating into MIETKEFMDNLSQWSDICLSDERIDLELYEKYDVKRGLRDKNGNGVVAGLTKVSKIEANKVVDGVKVPCEGKLFYRGYNIYDLIGGVVRENRYGFEEIAYLLLFGELPNADQLTKFKESLAFSRTLPTNFVRDVVMKAPTKDMMISLSKSILTLASYDEKAWDITVPNVLRQCMMLISVMPMLAVYGYHAYNHYERDGSMYIHRPDENLSTAENLLRLLRPDMKYSQVEAHVLDLALILHMEHGGGNNSTFTTHVVTSSGTDTYSVISAALASLKGPKHGGANIKVVEMMQDLRSEVKDVTDRDEVESYLKKLLHKEAFDRKGLIYGMGHAVYSKSDPRAEIFKRFVRQLSEEKGRMEEFALYSMIEELGPKVITEERRIYKGVSANVDFYSGFVYSMLDIPEEMFTPIFAIARIVGWSAHRIEELINMDKIIRPAYTSIMKEENYKPLCDR; encoded by the coding sequence ATGATTGAAACAAAGGAATTTATGGACAACTTGAGCCAGTGGTCAGATATTTGTCTGAGCGATGAGAGGATTGATTTGGAACTGTATGAAAAGTACGACGTGAAGCGGGGGCTCCGTGATAAAAACGGAAACGGCGTGGTAGCGGGTCTGACGAAGGTGTCCAAAATCGAAGCCAACAAAGTAGTGGATGGAGTAAAGGTCCCCTGCGAAGGAAAACTATTTTACAGAGGTTATAATATCTATGATTTGATTGGCGGTGTAGTGAGAGAAAACCGATATGGTTTTGAAGAAATTGCATACCTGCTTCTGTTCGGAGAACTTCCTAATGCAGATCAGCTTACAAAATTTAAAGAAAGCCTGGCATTCAGCCGTACACTTCCCACAAATTTTGTCCGTGACGTAGTAATGAAAGCACCGACAAAAGATATGATGATATCCCTGAGCAAGAGTATTCTCACCCTGGCTTCCTATGACGAGAAGGCCTGGGATATTACGGTTCCCAATGTACTCAGACAGTGCATGATGCTCATCAGCGTAATGCCCATGCTGGCTGTGTACGGCTACCATGCCTATAACCATTATGAGAGGGACGGTAGCATGTACATACACCGCCCGGACGAAAATCTCTCTACCGCAGAGAATCTGCTCCGCCTTCTGAGGCCCGACATGAAGTACTCGCAGGTGGAAGCCCATGTGCTGGATTTGGCGTTAATCCTGCATATGGAGCATGGCGGCGGCAACAACTCTACCTTTACCACCCATGTGGTTACCTCCTCTGGCACAGATACATATTCTGTCATCTCCGCAGCCCTGGCCTCCTTAAAGGGACCCAAGCACGGCGGAGCCAACATCAAGGTAGTGGAAATGATGCAGGATTTAAGGAGTGAGGTAAAGGATGTCACTGACAGGGATGAGGTGGAATCCTATCTGAAGAAACTGCTTCACAAAGAGGCATTTGACCGCAAAGGCCTTATCTATGGAATGGGCCATGCAGTGTATTCCAAGTCAGATCCGCGTGCCGAGATTTTCAAACGCTTTGTGCGCCAGCTTTCAGAGGAAAAGGGCCGTATGGAGGAATTTGCCCTCTATTCCATGATTGAGGAGCTGGGCCCCAAGGTTATCACCGAGGAACGCAGAATCTACAAGGGCGTCAGCGCCAATGTGGACTTCTACAGCGGATTTGTATACAGCATGCTGGATATTCCGGAAGAAATGTTCACGCCCATCTTTGCAATCGCCAGAATCGTGGGATGGAGCGCGCATCGTATTGAGGAATTGATTAATATGGATAAGATTATCCGCCCTGCCTATACAAGCATTATGAAGGAAGAGAATTACAAACCCCTCTGTGACCGATAA